The DNA sequence TGATCACCGTGACGTTGTCGGTGCCGCCGCCCTTGAGCGCCAGCTCGATCATCCGGTCCGCGCACTGCTGCGGGTCCGGGATCTGCACGGCCTCCGCGAGCGTCTCGTCGCTGACCATGCCGGACAAGCCGTCCGAGCAGATCAGGTACCGATCGCCGGGGCGCGCTTCACGCACGGTGAGGCTCGGCTCGACCTCGTGCCCGGTCAGCGCCTTCAGCAGCAGCGACCGCTGGGGGTGCACCGCCGCCTCTTCGGGCGTGATCCGGCCTTGTTCGAGCAGTTCGTTGACGAAGCTGTCGTCGCGCGTGATCTGCGCGAACTGGCCGCCGCGGAACAGGTAGGCGCGCGAGTCGCCGACGTGCACCAGGCCCAGCCGGGTCCCGGCGAACAGCACGGCGGTGAGCGTGGTGCCCATCCCGTCGAGGTCCGGGTCCTGCGAGACGAGCTCGGCGATCGCGGCGTTGCCGTTCGCCACCGCCTCGCGCAGCTGGGCGAGGAGGTCGTCACCCGGCTCGTCGTCGTCGAGCGGGGCGAGGGAGGCGATGACGACCTTGCTGGCCACTTCGCCCGCCGCATGACCACCCATGCCGTCGGCGAGCGCGAGCAGGCGAGGGCCGGCGTACACGGAGTCCTGGTTGCTCGAACGCACCAGGCCCCGGTCGCTGCGGGCTGCATAGCGGAGGACGAGAGTCATGGGCGAAGCTCGATCACCGTCTTGCCGATCCGGATGGGGACTCCGAGCGGGACCCGGAGGGGTGCAGTGACCTTAGCCCGGTCCAGATAGGTGCCGTTCGTCGAGCCCAGATCTTCCACGTACCAGTCCTCACCGCGCTGGGCGATCCGGGCGTGCCGGGTCGACGCGTAGTCGTCGTCGAGCACCAGCGTCGAGTCGTCGGCGCGGCCGATCAGGATCGGCCTGCCGTCCAGCGCGATGCGGGTCCCGGCGAGCGCCCCGTGGGTCACCAGCAGCTGCTGCGGCGATTTCCCGCCGCGCGGCTTCTTCTCCTTCTTGCGACCGAAGGTCGGCACCTGGACACGCATGCCGGACGCCGCGTAGAGGTCCGAGCGGACGACTCTGAGCGCGGCGAACACGAAGAGCCAGAGCAGCACGAGGAAGCCCACCCTGGTGAGTTGTACGACCAGCTCTGGCACTTGGTGTGTCCGCTCCCGACTCTTCCGTGCAGCCGCGACGCGGGTACGCCGCGGTCCCCCCGCACGTCAATTCTGCGGGAACAGTATTACGGGCCCGGAGTCAGCCCTGCGTACGGAACACCAGGGACGAATGCCCCACCCGGATGACGTCACCGTCCGCGAGCTGCCAGGTCTGCACCGGAGTGCCGTTCACGGTCGTGCCGTTCGTCGACCCGATGTCGGCGAGCGTGGCGCTCTGGCCGTCCCAGGTGATCTCCAGATGACGACGCGAGACACCGGTGTCGGGGAGCCGGAAGTCGGCGTCCTGGCCGCGGCCCACGACGTTGCCACCCTGCTTCAGGGAGTACGTCCGGTTCGAGCCGTCGTCCAGTTGCAGGCTCGCCGCGAGCTGACGGCCCGCCGCGGGGGCGGCGTAGCCACCCTGCTGCTGCGCGTAGGGGTCACCGGCCGGCTGCCCGTACGCCTGCTGCTGGCCGTACTGGTCGTAACCGGCCTGCTGCTGACCGCCGTACTGGTCGTACCCGGGCTGCTGCTGCTGGCCGCCGTACTGGTCGTAGCCACCCTGCTGGTAGCCGCCCTGGTCGTACCCGCCGCCCTGCTGGGGCTGCGCGTACCCGCCCTGGTCGTAGCCACCGCCCTGAGGGGGTTGGGCGTAACCCTGGTCGTAGCCGCCCTGCGGGGGCTGCTGGGCGTACCCGCCCTGGTCGTAGCCACCCTGCTGGTAACCACCCTGCTCATAGCCACCGGCCGGGGGCTGCTGACCGTAGCCGCCCTGCTCGTAGCCGCCCTGCTGCTGGCCGTAACCCTGGTCGTACCCGGG is a window from the Amycolatopsis sp. NBC_00355 genome containing:
- a CDS encoding FHA domain-containing protein FhaB/FipA; this translates as MPELVVQLTRVGFLVLLWLFVFAALRVVRSDLYAASGMRVQVPTFGRKKEKKPRGGKSPQQLLVTHGALAGTRIALDGRPILIGRADDSTLVLDDDYASTRHARIAQRGEDWYVEDLGSTNGTYLDRAKVTAPLRVPLGVPIRIGKTVIELRP
- a CDS encoding DUF3662 and FHA domain-containing protein, producing the protein MGRAERFDRRLENLVGNTFARMFGGNVVTQEVAIALERESEENVRELAGGRQLAPNHYIVSLGTADHERMAGDEQRVTQVLAKAVAEHLAAEGLDTYGDVVVSLERNEALHTGQFKTRSSVDPDARPAGAGSPRSARPSNAGDPAMSQPPGYGQYDQGDPYGQQGQYGYGQQGGQQPGYDQGYGQQQGGYEQGGYGQQPPAGGYEQGGYQQGGYDQGGYAQQPPQGGYDQGYAQPPQGGGYDQGGYAQPQQGGGYDQGGYQQGGYDQYGGQQQQPGYDQYGGQQQAGYDQYGQQQAYGQPAGDPYAQQQGGYAAPAAGRQLAASLQLDDGSNRTYSLKQGGNVVGRGQDADFRLPDTGVSRRHLEITWDGQSATLADIGSTNGTTVNGTPVQTWQLADGDVIRVGHSSLVFRTQG